From Bacteroidota bacterium, a single genomic window includes:
- a CDS encoding VCBS repeat-containing protein translates to MFNRIHCNWLVVAVCLLFCACGNPAEKRNNTNTPLFELLDAATCGVAFSNTVNETAQQHIFTYQYFYNGAGVATGDLDNDGKPEIFFTANQASSKLFHNKGNLKFDDITSTSGTATTGWCTGVTMVDINADGWLDIYLCRSQNKEASMRTNLLFINQKNLTFKEEAAVYGLADAGYSNHATFFDYDNDGDLDMFLCNHTVVWDFKIEKQYKQNEKKNEFETNKLYRNDNGKFIDATSTAGLQSNAFSLSAIITDMNNDGWQDLYVCNDYTMNDFAYINQKSGTFKEDGFSYFRHTSKFSMGCDAGDVNNDGLMDIVTLDMLPETSKRQKMLSGRTDYDHYYATVKWGYGHQLMRNMLQLNNGNNTYSDIGCLAGIEKTDWSWTALLADFDNDAWNDLYVTNGYLRDFTDMDFINYGAEKVRSAAGKPVDVLGIINMIPSVKLSNYCFRNNANLTFSDNASSWGLSIPSLSNGASYSDLDNDGDLDLVVNNINDNAFVFKNNTNSLEHNFLQVKFKGDIKNPFGIGTTVTVKTDSVTLTKINYASRGYLSSVEPNLHFGLGKTKNIVEINIRWPDGKVQKIVNAKPNQTMEIKYSDATSTGEKEIKPEPLFVQDALQMKLNHQHLENEFIDFKREPLIPHTFSQSGPHISVSDVNGDGAQDFYIGGAAGQAGVLYVQQENGTFKKISAPFTADAACEDLGSLFFDADGDKDIDLYVCSGGSEFDAGSEKYQDRIYMNDGNGNFSKNTKAIPAMNTSSSCAVALDYDNDNDLDLYVGGFITPGSYPVADRSYLLQNNKGTFTDVTVAVCEALLNPGIIYSAVAEDIDNDQISELIIAGEWTPIQVFKCKSGKITLLQNNGLEKSNGWWRKIICADVNNDGVKDIVAGNMGLNSRLTCSADKPVSVFYNDIDSNGTMDALLCYYYSDGKQYPIAGRDEVVDQIRSMRKRYLTYGEFASKTINELLTPDELKFIKTLNAYTFANSVAINKGGGNFSLSALPMAAQFSPVNGLVAEDINGDNKTDLILAGNHYGSEVNIGVYDAGNGCVLVQEASGGWKSLSTTASGWFTANDVKDVQVITQKSSGKKLYLIANNNNQLQVYSKR, encoded by the coding sequence TTAGTGGTTGCGGTTTGTCTTTTGTTTTGTGCATGCGGCAACCCCGCAGAAAAACGCAACAATACCAATACCCCTCTATTCGAATTATTAGATGCGGCAACATGTGGTGTTGCTTTTAGCAATACCGTTAACGAAACCGCGCAACAACATATTTTTACCTATCAATACTTTTACAATGGGGCCGGTGTTGCAACAGGCGATTTGGATAATGATGGCAAACCTGAAATATTTTTTACGGCTAATCAGGCCAGTAGCAAGTTGTTTCATAATAAAGGAAACTTAAAGTTTGACGACATAACCTCAACCTCTGGCACAGCCACTACCGGATGGTGCACCGGTGTTACCATGGTGGATATTAATGCAGACGGATGGCTCGACATTTATCTATGTCGCTCACAAAATAAAGAAGCATCCATGCGTACTAATTTACTTTTTATCAATCAAAAAAATCTAACCTTTAAAGAAGAAGCAGCTGTGTATGGCCTGGCCGATGCAGGTTACAGCAATCATGCAACTTTCTTTGATTATGATAATGATGGCGACCTTGATATGTTCCTATGCAATCATACCGTTGTTTGGGATTTTAAAATTGAAAAGCAATACAAACAAAACGAAAAGAAAAACGAATTCGAAACCAACAAATTATATCGCAACGATAACGGCAAATTTATAGATGCCACATCCACTGCTGGTTTGCAATCTAATGCATTTAGCCTGAGCGCCATTATTACAGATATGAATAATGATGGGTGGCAGGACCTTTATGTGTGCAACGATTACACGATGAATGATTTTGCTTACATTAACCAGAAAAGCGGGACCTTTAAAGAAGATGGTTTCAGCTACTTCAGACATACGAGCAAATTCTCGATGGGTTGCGATGCGGGGGATGTGAATAATGATGGTTTGATGGATATTGTTACACTGGATATGTTACCCGAAACAAGCAAGCGTCAAAAGATGCTTTCGGGCAGAACCGATTATGATCATTACTATGCTACGGTAAAGTGGGGTTATGGACATCAGTTGATGCGTAATATGCTGCAACTTAACAATGGAAATAATACGTATAGTGATATTGGGTGCCTGGCAGGAATTGAAAAAACAGATTGGAGTTGGACTGCCCTCCTTGCTGATTTTGACAACGATGCATGGAATGATTTGTATGTTACCAATGGTTACCTCCGTGATTTTACTGATATGGATTTTATCAATTACGGAGCCGAAAAAGTACGCAGCGCTGCCGGCAAACCTGTTGATGTGCTTGGCATAATCAATATGATACCATCGGTAAAGCTGAGCAACTACTGCTTTAGAAATAATGCGAATCTTACCTTTAGTGATAATGCATCTTCCTGGGGCTTAAGCATCCCCTCTTTGAGCAATGGCGCATCCTACAGCGATTTGGATAATGATGGCGATCTCGATCTGGTGGTAAATAACATTAACGACAATGCATTTGTATTTAAGAATAATACTAATAGCCTTGAGCACAACTTCTTACAAGTCAAATTTAAAGGAGACATAAAAAATCCTTTCGGCATAGGTACAACAGTTACTGTAAAAACCGATTCGGTTACCCTAACAAAAATTAATTATGCTTCGCGGGGATACTTGTCATCGGTAGAGCCTAACTTGCATTTCGGTCTTGGCAAAACAAAAAATATTGTTGAAATAAATATCCGTTGGCCCGATGGTAAAGTGCAAAAAATTGTGAATGCAAAACCTAACCAAACCATGGAAATAAAGTATTCAGATGCAACATCTACCGGTGAAAAAGAAATAAAACCAGAACCACTATTCGTGCAGGATGCATTGCAAATGAAACTCAACCATCAGCACCTTGAAAATGAATTTATTGATTTTAAACGTGAACCATTAATCCCGCATACATTTTCGCAAAGTGGCCCACATATTTCGGTAAGTGATGTGAATGGTGATGGCGCTCAGGATTTCTACATTGGTGGAGCGGCAGGTCAGGCAGGCGTATTGTATGTGCAGCAAGAAAATGGAACATTTAAAAAAATAAGTGCACCCTTTACAGCCGATGCTGCATGCGAAGATCTTGGTAGTTTATTTTTTGATGCTGATGGCGACAAGGACATAGACCTGTATGTATGTAGCGGTGGCAGCGAGTTTGATGCGGGATCAGAGAAATACCAGGACAGAATTTACATGAATGATGGCAACGGAAATTTCAGCAAAAACACGAAAGCCATTCCCGCCATGAATACCAGCAGCAGTTGCGCTGTGGCGTTAGACTATGACAACGATAATGACCTCGATTTATATGTTGGCGGTTTTATTACACCCGGCAGCTACCCAGTAGCTGATCGAAGCTACCTGTTGCAAAATAATAAGGGAACCTTTACTGATGTAACGGTAGCTGTATGTGAAGCATTACTAAATCCGGGTATTATTTATTCGGCTGTTGCCGAAGATATCGATAACGACCAAATTTCAGAATTGATAATAGCAGGCGAATGGACACCCATACAGGTATTTAAATGTAAAAGCGGCAAGATAACATTGCTACAAAACAATGGCCTTGAAAAATCAAATGGTTGGTGGCGAAAAATTATTTGTGCTGATGTTAACAACGATGGCGTTAAAGATATTGTTGCCGGAAATATGGGACTTAACTCGCGCCTTACTTGCAGTGCAGATAAACCCGTAAGCGTCTTTTATAATGATATTGATAGTAATGGTACCATGGATGCTTTGCTTTGTTACTATTACAGTGATGGCAAGCAATATCCCATTGCAGGCCGCGATGAAGTAGTTGATCAAATACGAAGCATGCGTAAACGTTACCTTACGTATGGTGAATTTGCTTCTAAAACAATAAACGAATTACTTACCCCTGACGAATTAAAATTTATTAAAACACTAAATGCATATACGTTTGCTAATTCAGTTGCCATAAACAAAGGTGGCGGCAATTTCAGCTTAAGCGCTCTTCCCATGGCTGCACAATTCAGTCCGGTAAATGGTCTGGTTGCCGAAGATATAAATGGTGATAATAAAACCGATTTAATACTTGCCGGAAATCACTATGGAAGCGAAGTTAACATAGGTGTATACGATGCCGGTAATGGATGTGTGCTGGTGCAAGAAGCAAGCGGTGGCTGGAAATCGCTTTCGACAACTGCGAGTGGTTGGTTTACGGCAAACGATGTAAAAGATGTGCAGGTAATTACACAAAAATCATCCGGCAAAAAATTGTACCTAATTGCGAATAACAATAACCAGTTGCAGGTTTATTCAAAACGATAA
- a CDS encoding GDP-L-fucose synthase has translation MKQNSKIYVAGHRGMVGSAIVRSLQKDGYTNIITATSKELDLRNQYDVLNFFDTQQPEYIFLAAAKVGGIQANNIYRADFIYDNLAIECNVINAAYRYGAKKLLFLGSSCIYPKLAPQPIKEEHLLTGALEQTNEPYAIAKIAGLKMCEAYKLQYGCNFISAMPTNLYGPNDNYDLNNSHVLPALIRKFFEAKQNTNPTVTVWGTGSPMREFLHVDDLADASIFLMLHYNEVQHVNVGTGTDVTIKELVTRIQQVSGYSGEVIWDITKPDGTPRKLMDSTKIHSLGWKHKIDLQQGIEMVWEEYSRQQLVS, from the coding sequence ATGAAACAGAATTCGAAAATATATGTTGCCGGACATCGCGGTATGGTTGGCAGTGCCATTGTACGAAGTTTGCAGAAAGATGGCTATACCAATATTATAACGGCAACCTCCAAAGAGCTTGACCTGCGCAATCAATACGATGTGTTGAATTTTTTCGATACACAGCAACCGGAATATATTTTTCTTGCTGCTGCCAAGGTTGGTGGCATACAAGCAAATAATATTTATCGAGCCGATTTTATTTATGATAATTTGGCTATCGAATGCAATGTGATTAATGCGGCCTATCGTTATGGGGCTAAGAAGTTGCTCTTTCTTGGTTCATCATGCATATATCCTAAGTTGGCTCCGCAGCCCATCAAGGAGGAGCATTTGCTAACCGGTGCGTTGGAGCAAACCAACGAACCTTATGCCATTGCCAAGATAGCAGGATTAAAAATGTGTGAGGCTTATAAATTACAATATGGCTGCAATTTTATTTCGGCTATGCCCACCAACTTGTATGGCCCAAATGATAATTACGACTTAAATAACTCTCATGTTTTACCAGCATTGATTCGAAAGTTTTTTGAAGCCAAACAGAATACTAATCCAACCGTAACCGTATGGGGAACGGGGTCACCCATGCGTGAGTTTCTGCATGTGGATGATCTGGCTGATGCAAGCATATTTCTTATGCTTCATTACAATGAAGTGCAACATGTTAATGTAGGTACCGGAACCGATGTAACTATAAAGGAACTGGTAACGAGAATTCAACAGGTTTCCGGATACAGTGGAGAAGTAATTTGGGATATCACCAAACCGGATGGTACACCACGCAAGCTGATGGACTCAACAAAAATTCATAGCCTGGGCTGGAAACATAAAATTGATTTACAGCAAGGTATTGAGATGGTCTGGGAAGAATATTCCCGACAACAACTGGTATCCTGA